One window of the Labilibaculum sp. genome contains the following:
- a CDS encoding ABC transporter substrate-binding protein, with protein sequence MIQRLALVLCMSCLYACNPSKTRLKNVVSDVEINNGYEFTSSILYAKGFTIEKKENYKKISVYNPWKENAVLREYALIPRNESIPDNLPDNLIVVKVPVNSVCTFSNTHIGSIVTLGLEDKLLGMTRAEKVYNKSISEKVTSGEISNLGGAHNKNIDFEKMIDLAPELVILSALNGMKADEGQMEELGFKLAYSLNWMEETPLGRAEWLKFTAAFFNKEKMADSLFKQIEINYKQLKAKVVSLKTKPNVLLGWSYKGIWYVPGGKNYMVSYLRDAGANYFLFSDSSRGNIPMSVESVLDQCSQADIWIYPGTTKSLADIENNGEIFTQFAAYQNKEIYNIYKRSNSNGGSDWWETGSLRPDLVLKDFIKVLHPDLLAQDTTYYINKLN encoded by the coding sequence ATGATACAAAGATTAGCTCTTGTACTGTGTATGTCATGTTTGTATGCTTGTAATCCAAGTAAAACAAGACTGAAAAATGTTGTGTCAGATGTTGAAATTAACAATGGTTATGAGTTTACCAGTTCGATATTGTATGCAAAAGGATTTACAATTGAAAAAAAAGAGAATTATAAAAAAATAAGTGTTTATAATCCTTGGAAAGAGAATGCTGTTTTGCGGGAATATGCTTTAATTCCTAGAAATGAAAGCATTCCTGATAATCTTCCTGATAATCTTATAGTAGTTAAGGTACCTGTAAATTCTGTGTGCACATTTTCTAATACACATATCGGTTCGATTGTTACGCTTGGTTTGGAGGATAAGTTGTTAGGGATGACACGAGCAGAGAAAGTTTATAATAAAAGTATCTCGGAAAAAGTAACGAGTGGCGAAATTTCAAATTTAGGCGGAGCACACAATAAGAATATTGATTTTGAGAAAATGATTGATCTGGCGCCGGAATTAGTTATTTTATCTGCCTTAAATGGGATGAAAGCGGACGAAGGTCAAATGGAAGAGCTTGGCTTTAAATTGGCATATTCCTTGAATTGGATGGAAGAAACCCCATTGGGAAGAGCTGAATGGTTGAAATTCACAGCTGCTTTTTTTAACAAAGAAAAGATGGCAGACTCTTTATTTAAGCAGATTGAAATAAACTATAAACAACTTAAGGCTAAAGTGGTAAGTCTTAAAACTAAACCAAATGTTTTGTTGGGATGGAGTTATAAGGGAATATGGTATGTTCCCGGAGGAAAGAATTATATGGTAAGCTATTTGAGGGATGCTGGAGCAAATTATTTCTTGTTTTCGGATAGTTCCCGCGGTAATATTCCGATGAGTGTAGAATCGGTTTTGGATCAATGCAGTCAAGCTGATATATGGATTTATCCCGGAACCACTAAAAGTTTAGCTGATATTGAAAATAACGGTGAAATATTTACACAATTTGCGGCCTATCAAAATAAAGAAATCTACAATATCTACAAAAGATCTAATTCTAATGGAGGGAGTGACTGGTGGGAGACCGGCAGTCTTAGACCGGATCTTGTGTTAAAGGATTTTATAAAGGTGTTGCATCCTGATTTATTAGCTCAGGACACAACATATTATATTAATAAGCTGAATTGA
- a CDS encoding TonB-dependent receptor domain-containing protein, translating to MKRTFLTAFALLSLLNTSVKADEIPNPAKDTTAVKHLNLSEVKINASRVNAKMKDLPQKVEVLTRRMIEATPAVDMGELLKKTSGVDIIQYPGISSAVSMRGFAPSTSNKYNVILIDGKPAGTTNIATIDMSNVERVEILKGPFSAQYGSSAMAGVINIVTKESTQSITGNASVSYGSFETYTGSLNAGGALSESMDFDVSCNYQKQGKDYKIGKNNIYDKDYAETILDPTTYGEKMEHSQFERQNASARLGFILDENWKINIHQSVFIANDVETPGSFWHVNGMNSKDMNKYTTSADVLGKIGNHKLSLSPFHTKEESTTFNSKYGDTENIHKNYGFILQDAFKVGEHSFAFGIDNKNDVSESNKWNTLGDITAPSTPKYKNVSTGIFGQVNTNTLDGKLNIAIGARYDLVKLKLEADDLLGNEASSEEYNVFTQNVGVKYEFLEGLAVHSSWGNAFYAPDAFQKAGMYTTAYGITKGNPNLKDEQSNTFDVGFEYKNFGKGFNFDFTYFKTHHNNMIVSYSVDPDGTACNGDEYKTYKNANFADMDGIEIESSFDFGALADYNYSLKLYANYTHIIDAIVTQRVKQTDGTYKNEESQMRYVRDNNANFGIEFDNLNGLSTRLNARYIGHRYEDNWYTYYPIRTNVTEKVLRHPVSMVFDYSASYTIKEKYTIGLSVSNLLDENYTEKDGYNMPGRAITAKFGYKF from the coding sequence ATGAAAAGAACATTTTTAACGGCTTTTGCATTGCTGTCATTATTAAATACTTCAGTAAAAGCTGATGAGATTCCAAATCCTGCCAAAGATACAACGGCAGTGAAACACCTGAATTTATCAGAAGTTAAGATTAACGCATCACGTGTAAATGCAAAAATGAAGGATCTTCCTCAAAAGGTTGAGGTGCTTACGCGAAGAATGATTGAAGCGACTCCTGCAGTTGATATGGGTGAGTTGTTAAAGAAGACTTCAGGTGTTGATATTATTCAATATCCAGGAATTTCTTCAGCTGTTAGTATGAGAGGTTTTGCACCATCTACATCAAACAAATACAATGTGATTTTAATCGATGGAAAACCTGCAGGAACTACCAATATTGCAACAATAGATATGTCGAATGTAGAGCGGGTTGAAATTTTAAAAGGCCCTTTTTCAGCACAATATGGCTCTTCGGCTATGGCCGGAGTAATCAATATTGTTACCAAAGAGAGTACGCAAAGTATTACCGGAAATGCAAGTGTTTCTTACGGAAGCTTCGAAACATATACAGGTAGTTTAAATGCCGGTGGTGCTTTATCTGAATCTATGGATTTTGATGTGAGCTGCAATTACCAAAAACAAGGAAAGGATTATAAAATTGGGAAAAATAATATTTATGATAAGGATTATGCAGAAACCATATTAGATCCAACTACCTACGGTGAGAAAATGGAGCACTCGCAATTCGAAAGACAGAATGCAAGTGCACGTTTAGGTTTTATTTTAGATGAGAACTGGAAAATCAATATACATCAGTCGGTGTTTATTGCCAATGATGTTGAAACACCAGGTTCTTTTTGGCATGTGAATGGTATGAATTCAAAAGATATGAATAAGTATACAACAAGTGCGGATGTACTGGGAAAAATAGGAAATCATAAGCTTAGTTTATCACCTTTTCATACAAAAGAGGAATCAACTACATTCAATTCTAAATATGGAGATACAGAAAATATTCATAAAAATTACGGTTTTATTCTTCAGGATGCTTTTAAAGTAGGAGAGCACTCTTTTGCTTTTGGTATTGATAATAAAAATGATGTTTCTGAAAGTAATAAATGGAATACTTTGGGTGATATTACAGCCCCTTCTACTCCAAAATATAAAAATGTATCGACTGGTATTTTTGGTCAGGTAAATACAAATACTTTAGATGGAAAATTGAATATTGCCATAGGAGCGAGATATGATTTGGTGAAATTGAAATTGGAAGCAGACGATTTATTAGGAAATGAAGCAAGTTCAGAGGAATACAACGTGTTTACGCAAAATGTGGGGGTAAAATATGAATTTCTTGAAGGGTTAGCGGTTCATTCAAGTTGGGGAAATGCATTTTATGCTCCTGATGCTTTTCAAAAGGCAGGAATGTATACCACTGCATATGGAATCACAAAGGGAAATCCAAATTTGAAGGATGAGCAAAGTAATACTTTTGATGTTGGATTTGAATATAAGAATTTTGGGAAAGGATTTAATTTCGATTTTACTTATTTTAAAACACATCATAATAACATGATCGTTAGTTATTCTGTAGACCCGGATGGCACAGCCTGCAATGGTGATGAGTATAAAACATACAAAAATGCCAATTTTGCCGATATGGATGGAATTGAAATTGAATCATCATTTGATTTCGGCGCATTGGCAGATTACAATTATTCCTTGAAACTATATGCAAATTATACTCATATCATTGATGCGATAGTAACTCAGCGAGTGAAACAAACTGATGGAACTTATAAAAATGAAGAAAGTCAGATGAGATATGTTCGCGATAATAATGCCAATTTCGGTATCGAATTCGATAATTTAAATGGACTCTCTACTCGTTTAAATGCGCGTTATATTGGTCATAGATATGAAGATAATTGGTATACATATTATCCAATTCGTACTAATGTTACTGAAAAAGTTCTTCGTCACCCTGTTTCAATGGTATTTGATTATTCAGCAAGCTATACAATTAAAGAAAAATATACCATTGGTTTGTCGGTATCTAACTTATTGGATGAAAACTATACCGAAAAAGATGGATACAATATGCCGGGTAGGGCAATAACTGCTAAGTTCGGTTATAAATTCTAA
- a CDS encoding iron ABC transporter permease, translating into MLLNKNGRLFSLVFGILFLLICGVFLLDLIYGSVNIPFKKVFAILYGADVKNSWNYIILNFRLPKALTAIFVGAGLSVTGLMMQTLFRNPLAGPYVLGISSGASLGVALMVMASALMPVAFGVISAFLGSWALVVAAVLGASLVFMLVALASLKISDSVSLLIIGIMFGSITGAVVNILQYFSDPEQIQSFIIWTFGSLAGVTWTEMKVMVPIVFSGLIIAFFLIKPLDALLLGENYARGVGISVNKTRIAVIISTALIAGTLTAFTGPIAFVGVAVPHIARSIFRTASHKVLMPAVILIGAAIMLACDIISQIPGNQNTLPINSVTALFGGPVVIWVIMRSRNVKASFAG; encoded by the coding sequence ATGCTGTTGAATAAAAATGGAAGATTGTTTTCGCTTGTATTTGGGATACTATTCCTTCTCATTTGTGGAGTTTTCCTGTTGGATTTGATATACGGAAGTGTAAATATTCCCTTTAAAAAGGTGTTTGCAATTCTATATGGTGCTGATGTGAAAAACTCATGGAACTACATCATTTTAAATTTTCGATTACCGAAAGCTTTAACTGCCATTTTTGTTGGAGCCGGATTATCGGTTACAGGCTTAATGATGCAGACACTTTTCAGAAATCCATTGGCAGGACCTTACGTTTTGGGAATTAGTTCCGGAGCAAGTTTGGGAGTTGCTTTAATGGTAATGGCATCGGCTTTAATGCCGGTTGCTTTTGGTGTAATTTCGGCTTTTCTGGGTAGTTGGGCTTTGGTTGTTGCTGCTGTTTTAGGTGCATCATTAGTATTTATGCTGGTTGCTTTGGCCTCTCTTAAAATATCCGATAGTGTTTCATTGCTGATTATCGGGATCATGTTTGGAAGTATCACCGGTGCTGTAGTAAATATTCTGCAATACTTTAGTGATCCGGAGCAAATACAAAGTTTTATAATATGGACTTTTGGTAGTTTGGCAGGTGTTACATGGACCGAAATGAAAGTAATGGTACCCATTGTTTTTAGTGGCTTGATCATTGCTTTTTTTCTGATAAAACCATTGGACGCACTTTTGTTGGGCGAGAATTATGCGCGGGGAGTTGGAATATCAGTTAATAAGACTCGTATAGCCGTTATTATTAGTACAGCATTAATTGCAGGAACATTAACCGCATTTACTGGTCCTATTGCTTTTGTTGGTGTTGCAGTGCCGCATATTGCACGATCTATTTTCAGAACCGCAAGTCATAAAGTACTAATGCCGGCGGTAATATTAATTGGTGCGGCTATTATGCTTGCTTGTGATATTATTTCTCAAATACCTGGAAATCAGAATACATTACCAATTAATTCGGTAACAGCATTGTTTGGAGGGCCGGTTGTAATTTGGGTGATTATGCGTAGTAGAAATGTGAAGGCTTCTTTTGCCGGGTAA
- a CDS encoding ABC transporter ATP-binding protein, which produces MSEIKEVQKDILVTQDLSIGYKQGKKEQLCLLSDINLTIRRGEMVCLLGPNGAGKSTLMRTIAGIQSPLAGYTLVEGIPIRDRNFKEIAQLLSIVLTERINVGNLTVYHIVSLGRHPYTSWMGRLSEEDNDKIKWALEQVGLLHYADHFINQLSDGERQRVMIAKALAQDTPLIMLDEPTAHLDLPNRVDIMRLLHRLARETNKAILLSTHELDLALQAADVIWLMARGQTIKVGAPEDLVLNGSIEETFHNKSFIFDRKTGNFIMNYQKKQIIQLLGNDVMGFWTQRALSREGYQVTCEEVGNCSVKLIEDSMEWEIHNNGETRKCQSIQDLLAYLRTSFSVD; this is translated from the coding sequence ATGAGTGAAATTAAAGAAGTACAAAAAGACATATTGGTAACTCAGGATCTTTCCATTGGATACAAGCAAGGGAAAAAGGAACAGCTATGCTTGCTTTCAGATATTAACCTGACAATCAGGCGGGGCGAGATGGTCTGTCTTTTAGGACCAAACGGAGCAGGTAAATCAACTCTTATGCGAACCATTGCCGGTATTCAATCGCCTTTGGCGGGATATACCTTGGTAGAAGGAATTCCTATTCGTGATCGTAATTTTAAAGAGATTGCCCAATTGCTAAGCATCGTTTTAACTGAGCGAATTAATGTGGGAAACCTGACCGTTTACCATATCGTTTCTTTGGGTCGACATCCTTATACTTCATGGATGGGACGTTTATCGGAAGAGGATAACGATAAAATTAAATGGGCATTGGAACAAGTTGGTTTATTGCATTATGCCGATCATTTCATCAATCAGTTGAGTGATGGAGAACGGCAACGTGTGATGATTGCCAAGGCTTTGGCACAGGACACTCCGTTAATCATGCTCGATGAACCTACTGCGCATTTGGATTTACCAAACCGTGTTGACATCATGCGATTGTTGCATCGTTTGGCTCGTGAAACCAATAAGGCAATTTTACTTTCTACCCACGAATTGGATTTAGCACTTCAGGCTGCAGATGTTATTTGGCTGATGGCACGGGGGCAGACGATTAAAGTTGGTGCTCCTGAGGATTTGGTTTTGAATGGCAGTATTGAGGAAACTTTCCATAATAAATCCTTCATTTTTGATCGGAAAACAGGCAATTTTATTATGAATTACCAAAAGAAGCAAATCATTCAGCTGTTGGGTAATGATGTAATGGGGTTCTGGACGCAAAGGGCATTGTCCCGCGAAGGATATCAGGTTACCTGCGAAGAAGTTGGAAATTGTTCCGTGAAGTTAATTGAAGATTCTATGGAGTGGGAGATTCATAATAATGGGGAAACACGTAAATGCCAAAGTATACAGGACTTACTAGCTTATCTTAGAACTTCTTTTTCTGTAGATTAA